One Nomascus leucogenys isolate Asia chromosome 22a, Asia_NLE_v1, whole genome shotgun sequence DNA segment encodes these proteins:
- the GPR35 gene encoding G-protein coupled receptor 35 isoform X1 encodes MLHSPCISLPRTMNGTYNTCGSGDLTWPPTIKLGFYTYLGILLVLGLLLNSLALWVFCCRMQQWTETHIYMTNLAVADLCLLCALPFVLHSLRDTSDTPLCQLSQGIYLTNRYMSISLVTAIAVDRYVAVRHPLRARGLRSPRQAAAVCAVLWVLVIGSLVARWFLGMQEGGFCFRSTRHNFNSMAFPLLGFYLPLAVVVFCSLKVVTALAQRPPTDVGQAEATRKAARMVWANLVVFVVCFLPLHVGLTVRLAVGWNACALLETIRRALYITSKLSDANCCLDAICYYYMAKEFQEASALAVAPSAKAHKSQDSLCVTLA; translated from the coding sequence CCCCAGGACCATGAATGGCACCTACAACACCTGTGGCTCCGGCGACCTCACCTGGCCCCCGACGATCAAGCTCGGCTTCTACACCTACTTGGGCATCCTGCTGGTGCTGGGCCTGCTGCTCAACAGCCTGGCGCTCTGGGTGTTCTGCTGCCGCATGCAGCAGTGGACGGAGACCCACATCTACATGACCAACCTGGCGGTGGCTGACCTCTGCCTGCTGTGCGCCTTGCCTTTCGTGCTGCACTCCCTGCGAGACACCTCAGACACGCCGCTGTGCCAGCTCTCCCAGGGCATCTACCTGACTAACAGATACATGAGCATCAGCCTGGTCACGGCCATCGCCGTGGACCGCTATGTGGCCGTGCGGCACCCGCTGCGTGCTCGCGGGCTGCGGTCCCCCAGGCAGGCTGCGGCCGTGTGTGCGGTCCTCTGGGTGCTGGTCATCGGCTCCCTGGTGGCTCGCTGGTTCCTGGGGATGCAGGAGGGCGGCTTCTGCTTCAGGAGCACCCGGCACAATTTCAACTCCATGGCGTTCCCGCTGCTGGGCTTCTACCTGCCTCTGGCCGTGGTGGTCTTCTGCTCCCTGAAGGTGGTGACTGCCCTGGCCCAGAGGCCACCCACTGACgtggggcaggcagaggccacCCGCAAGGCTGCCCGCATGGTCTGGGCCAACCTCGTGGTGTTTGTGGTCTGCTTCCTGCCCCTGCACGTGGGGCTGACGGTGCGCCTCGCTGTGGGCTGGAACGCCTGTGCCCTCCTGGAGACGATCCGTCGCGCCCTCTACATAACCAGCAAGCTCTCAGATGCCAACTGCTGCCTGGACGCCATCTGCTACTACTACATGGCCAAGGAGTTCCAGGAGGCATCTGCACTGGCCGTGGCTCCCAGTGCTAAGGCCCACAAAAGCCAGGACTCTCTGTGTGTGACCCTCGCCTAG
- the GPR35 gene encoding G-protein coupled receptor 35 isoform X2 produces MNGTYNTCGSGDLTWPPTIKLGFYTYLGILLVLGLLLNSLALWVFCCRMQQWTETHIYMTNLAVADLCLLCALPFVLHSLRDTSDTPLCQLSQGIYLTNRYMSISLVTAIAVDRYVAVRHPLRARGLRSPRQAAAVCAVLWVLVIGSLVARWFLGMQEGGFCFRSTRHNFNSMAFPLLGFYLPLAVVVFCSLKVVTALAQRPPTDVGQAEATRKAARMVWANLVVFVVCFLPLHVGLTVRLAVGWNACALLETIRRALYITSKLSDANCCLDAICYYYMAKEFQEASALAVAPSAKAHKSQDSLCVTLA; encoded by the coding sequence ATGAATGGCACCTACAACACCTGTGGCTCCGGCGACCTCACCTGGCCCCCGACGATCAAGCTCGGCTTCTACACCTACTTGGGCATCCTGCTGGTGCTGGGCCTGCTGCTCAACAGCCTGGCGCTCTGGGTGTTCTGCTGCCGCATGCAGCAGTGGACGGAGACCCACATCTACATGACCAACCTGGCGGTGGCTGACCTCTGCCTGCTGTGCGCCTTGCCTTTCGTGCTGCACTCCCTGCGAGACACCTCAGACACGCCGCTGTGCCAGCTCTCCCAGGGCATCTACCTGACTAACAGATACATGAGCATCAGCCTGGTCACGGCCATCGCCGTGGACCGCTATGTGGCCGTGCGGCACCCGCTGCGTGCTCGCGGGCTGCGGTCCCCCAGGCAGGCTGCGGCCGTGTGTGCGGTCCTCTGGGTGCTGGTCATCGGCTCCCTGGTGGCTCGCTGGTTCCTGGGGATGCAGGAGGGCGGCTTCTGCTTCAGGAGCACCCGGCACAATTTCAACTCCATGGCGTTCCCGCTGCTGGGCTTCTACCTGCCTCTGGCCGTGGTGGTCTTCTGCTCCCTGAAGGTGGTGACTGCCCTGGCCCAGAGGCCACCCACTGACgtggggcaggcagaggccacCCGCAAGGCTGCCCGCATGGTCTGGGCCAACCTCGTGGTGTTTGTGGTCTGCTTCCTGCCCCTGCACGTGGGGCTGACGGTGCGCCTCGCTGTGGGCTGGAACGCCTGTGCCCTCCTGGAGACGATCCGTCGCGCCCTCTACATAACCAGCAAGCTCTCAGATGCCAACTGCTGCCTGGACGCCATCTGCTACTACTACATGGCCAAGGAGTTCCAGGAGGCATCTGCACTGGCCGTGGCTCCCAGTGCTAAGGCCCACAAAAGCCAGGACTCTCTGTGTGTGACCCTCGCCTAG